One stretch of Deltaproteobacteria bacterium GWA2_45_12 DNA includes these proteins:
- a CDS encoding integration host factor subunit alpha has product MTKADIVESIYEKIGFSKKEAQDIVELIFETIKSTLEKGEKIKISGFGNFVVRQKRPRIGRNPQTGQEIEITARKVLTFKPSQILKMALNK; this is encoded by the coding sequence ATGACCAAAGCGGATATTGTGGAATCCATTTACGAAAAAATTGGTTTCTCCAAAAAAGAGGCTCAGGATATTGTCGAGCTCATTTTTGAAACAATAAAATCAACCTTGGAAAAAGGCGAAAAAATCAAGATTTCCGGTTTTGGTAATTTTGTGGTTCGTCAAAAAAGACCCCGCATAGGACGTAACCCGCAAACAGGCCAAGAGATTGAGATTACGGCACGCAAGGTTTTAACCTTTAAGCCATCCCAAATCCTGAAGATGGCATTAAATAAATAA